The genomic segment ACTATGAGTACTTCAAAAACACATCCAAATTCAAACCTGAATTGAAGGTAAGTCAACTCATGGGCTTATTTGGCTGACTTGTTCTGTTGTTCATATCATAACTCCTATTACAGCAAAAGAAGAATGACACAAAATGTGAAGAGTACAAAACCTATTAATGACGCAAAAACAATGATCCAAATTGGATGATGCGTGGGAGCTTAATTTCCAAGCTCAAATATTGCTCTTCATTAAAACACATACACCAACTCCATGGATTCCTTCTTTCTACTGGACTTTACGATGACAGCTTCCTCCTTTCCTCCTTCATCGAAGCCTGCTCAAGGTTCAATGTTTCCCATTATGGCTACTCTGTTTTCAAGCAAAAATTTCTGCCCACTATCTTTCTTTGCAATACCATGATCAAAGCTTTATCTTCAAACCATAGTTCTTCTCAAGAAGCAATCTTTCTCTTCAACAATATTCGGGTTGTTGGTCTTTTCCCAGATTCTTACTCCTTCCCATTTGTTCTCAAAGCTGTGGGCCGAGTTTCGGATTTTAATGCAGGGAAAAAGATTCATGGGCAGATTATTAAATGTGGGTTTGAATGGAATATTCATGTTACAATTGCCATTGTTCAGATGTATTCATCTTGTGTTGGCGTGGAAGATGCACGCAAGGTGTTCGATAAAATGTCTACCTCAAATGATGTTGCATTGTGGAATGCGATGATTTCTGGGTATGCAGGTGCTGGTGATATGGATAATGCGCAGAAATTGTTTGATAGTATGACAGATAGAAATGTTATCTCGTGGACTACTATGATTACTGCTTATGTTCATGTGAATCAACCTAAGGAAGCAATTAAGATTTTTCAAGGAATACGAGGAATTGAGGTTGATGAGGTTGCTGTATTGGCTGCTCTGTCAGCTTGTGCTGATTTAGGGGCACTTGAGTTAGGTGAGGGTATCCATGACTATATTAACAAGCGTGGGCTGCGTATAACCATACCCCTTAATAACGCTCTTGTTGATATGTATGTGAAATCGGGAGATGTAGAGAAGGCTTTGCAAGTTTTCGAGAGTATGCAGTGCAAGAACGTGGTATCTTGGACAACAATAATAGTGGGGTTGGCCTATCATGGTCTCGGAAAAGAAGCATTAGAGATGTTTTGTCGTATGGAAAGTGCAGGAAGTAGGCCAAATGACGTAACTTTTATCGGAATTTTGTCTGCTTGTAGCCATGTTGGGTTTGTTGAATTAGGGAGCT from the Amaranthus tricolor cultivar Red isolate AtriRed21 chromosome 12, ASM2621246v1, whole genome shotgun sequence genome contains:
- the LOC130796912 gene encoding pentatricopeptide repeat-containing protein At5g56310, which gives rise to MMRGSLISKLKYCSSLKHIHQLHGFLLSTGLYDDSFLLSSFIEACSRFNVSHYGYSVFKQKFLPTIFLCNTMIKALSSNHSSSQEAIFLFNNIRVVGLFPDSYSFPFVLKAVGRVSDFNAGKKIHGQIIKCGFEWNIHVTIAIVQMYSSCVGVEDARKVFDKMSTSNDVALWNAMISGYAGAGDMDNAQKLFDSMTDRNVISWTTMITAYVHVNQPKEAIKIFQGIRGIEVDEVAVLAALSACADLGALELGEGIHDYINKRGLRITIPLNNALVDMYVKSGDVEKALQVFESMQCKNVVSWTTIIVGLAYHGLGKEALEMFCRMESAGSRPNDVTFIGILSACSHVGFVELGSFYFNFMFSKYGILPKIQHYGCMVDLLGRTGHVKEAVDLVKRMPFNTNAAIWGSILAAARMHQDPSIAADALVHLSILEPDNSGNYALVSNTYAAAGCWSEARLVRKTMRSSGLNKFTGESSIELNDCIRSFAAGAVSYPEAKEILDILWEINQQCLLDVCNQNIEEQLLMEECM